GGCACTTACGTATGTAATACCGGCAGGGCAGTTTGACCGTGTCAAAGATGCAGCTTCCGGCAGAACTGTCGTAGCCGCTGGAACATTTAAGTACATTGAGAACAGCCCTGTAGGTTTGAAAACGCTGCTGTCATCAGTCTTTGAGGGAATACTTAAGGCTTCCGAGATAATTTCGTTCGTACTTTGCATAGGCGGCGCAATGGCTCTGGTGGTCAAATCCGGCGCAATCAACGCGGCGCTGGCAAGCGTGATTGTAAAGTATAAGGATAAAACCTATTTCCTAATCCCGGTAATAATGGTCGCTTTTGCACTGGCAGGCGCAACTTTCGGCATGGCGGAAGAAACTCTGCCGTTTTTGGCGGTCCTCATCGCGGCAGCAACGGCAATGGGATATGACAGGCTTGTTGGGGTATGCTTCGTTACAATAGGAGTTTATGCCGGTTATTCGGCAGGGCCGTTAAATCCATTTTCCATAGGTATCGCCCATAAGATCGCTGAATTGCAGATGTTTTCAGGGATGGGTCTTCGTACGATCTTGTGCCTAGGCGGTACCATTATCGCGGTACATCATACAATGAGATATGCGGCAAAGGTAAAAAAGACGCCGTCGGCAAGCCTTGTTGCCGATATCCCATTCAATGTTTCAAACATCAAAATAGACCTTGATTACAAGGGACTGACACGCTCTGATAGATTGATACTACTCGCGCTTTTCGCGGCCCTTGGCGGACTCATTTTTGGTGTACTCAAGTACGAATGGTACCTGCAGGAGATAAGCGCCCTTTTCATGGCTCTTGCTATTTTCGTTGGTGTCGTAATGTATAAAACAGACATAAATAAATTCGCGGAGGAGTTTATAGACGGGGCGAAAGAGCTTGCTCCAGCGGCAATGCTTGTGGGGCTTTCAAGAGCGGTGCTCGTCATTATGGAACAGGGAATGATCATGGATACGATTATATATGCGCTGTCACTGCCATTGATACACCTGCATAGCGTCGTAGCGGCATGGGGAATGTTCTTCGCTCAGGGCGTCATCAACTTCTTTATCCCTTCGTCAAGCGGACAGGCTGTCGTTGTCATGCCCATTATGGCACCGCTCGCGGATCTTGTGGGGGTATCGCGCCAAATAGCGTGTCAAGCCTATCAGGCGGGCGATGGGTATTGGAATATGATCACGCCAACTCATCCAGTCCTTATGGCATCCCTTGGCATCGCGGGGATCCCGTTTGCGCGGTGGTTCAAATTTGCGTTGCCGCTGGTAATCAAATGGACGATATGGACAATGGTTGTGCTCGCCATAGGCGTATATGTCTGGTAAGCGACACGAGAACTGATTTTTAAGCAACATAAATACACAATACAACAGGAGGAAATATACTATGCCTTGCAAATTGATCAACGCCGATACCGTACAGGAACTGCTCACCATGAAGGATACCGTCGACGCATGCGAGATCGCTTTTCGCGATTGGGGAAACAACGAGGTCATATGTCCGACGAAGGTGACTTTGGAATTGGGAGAGGATGCCGAGTGGCCTCCCTATAAAAACGGGCTCAATGGAATGCCGGCGTATATACACAGCATGAAGAGCGCGGGGATAAAGTGCGTCGGCGGTTCCTTGAACAATCCATCGTGGGGCCTTCCTTACATAATCGCGCTGATATCGCTTTTCGATCCCGAGACCGGAGTATTTCGCTGCGTGATGGACGGAGAGCAGATCACAAATTACCGCACGGGCGCGCAGGCTGCCGTCGCAGCCAAATACATGACGGACAAGAAGAAGATACGCCTGGGAATTTTCGGAACCGGCGCTCAGGGACGTACGCAGCTGATGGCGTTTGCTGAAGTTTTTGAGATAGAGGAAGCCATAGTGTACGACATCAGCAACGAAGCGGTGCAAAAATATATCGCCGAGATGGCGCCGAAAACGAATATAAAAATCACCGCGGCGGACTCGCCCGAAAAAGTATTCGCGGGGACGGATATCATCGTCTCGGTGACGCACGCCAGGAACAAGTTTATCAAAAATGACTGGTTCAAGGCCGGACAAATCATCTTCCCGATGGGGTCGTTTACTGAATGCGAAGACGAACTGCTGCTCTCCGCAAACAGGGTTTTCGTCGATTCGATAGGACAGACCCTTCACAGAGGCGCGCTGAAAAATATCGTCGATACCGGCAAATTTAACAGAGAAATGATAACCGCCACGATCGGCGAACTGGTGGCAGGCAAGGTCGACGGGCACATCAAAGAGGGCGAAAAAATCGTCTGCGTACCCATCGGCACCGGCGCGATGGACGTAGCAGTAGCGACAAAGGTCTACGAAAAAGCGAAAGCTCTCGGACTCGGAAGTTCCTTTGTATTTAATGATGACACCGAGGTTGAGCCCAAGCGCTAAATATCCACTGTCCGAACGGTGGCCGGGAATGCGAAGAAACACTTCCGGCCACCATTCAAAGGCTTATAACAATAACAGACCGCTAACAAAATCTCTCTGTAGGAATATGGCAAAAAATGGAACTTTCCATTTAGGAGGAAATCGGATGACCCGCAAAGTGGTAAATTGCGATAAAGTACCGCCGGCGATCGGATCTTACAGTCAGGGCGTATGGGCCGGGAATTTATTATTTTTGACCGGCGTGTGCGGCGCGGATGCCGGAAGCGGTGAAATTCTCGGCCACGGCGATATCCGCGTTGAGACAAAAGCGGCCATGGAAACGGCAAAAGCTATGCTTGCGTCGGAAGGGCTTACTTTCGATAACGTCGTGAACGCACGAATTTATATCACAAGCTTTGACGACTTTAAAAAAATAGACGAAGTATATAGAAGTTACTTTACAGCGCCCTACCCTGCAAGGGCGACCGTTGAAACGGCGAAACTTGCCGACGGCGCGCATGTGGAGATAGTTTTTGTCGCGTATAAGGAATAATATAAACCTGCCGCGCCGCGGCTTACGCTTGAGGTTTCGCCTCCGCCTCACAGTTAACGGAGGCTGAAGGCAAAACCTCAAGTCGCTAAATCTGCCTTTAAAATATCCTGTCGCCGTCCGCGACCTTTTCAGTCAACCGGAGCAGGACCACGCCCTGCGCCGATTCGGAGCCGAGGATGCGGACTTCGCTCTTTACCGAGCCGATGCGCATCGGTTCAAGGTTGACGCAGCAGACGACCTGCTTGCCGACCAGTTCCTCCGGCGTATAGAGCGCGGTGATCTGTGCGGACGAAGTCTTTACGCCAAGCTCGCCGCCGAAGTTTATTTTCAGCTTATAGGCGGGAGTTCTGGCCTTTTTGTTGATCTCAGCCTCGATGACCGTGCCAACGCGCATCTCTACTTTGTCGAAATCTTCCACCGTGATCATCATTATCTTCCCCCAAAGCTAAAATTCAGAGAGATCCATCTTCCCAACCGCCAAGGTGAGAAACTGCGTACCGGCGCGGAGCGCAGCCGCGTCTGATCAAAAAGGCGCTCTTGACTGCCGGCTTTATGCGCTTCGGCAGTTGAAGTATACAATAAAGCCGGCCCCTTTTCCATGAATGCCCCGACGTACCGGCCATGCCTGACGGCTGCGGCGACAGGGCAAAAATGCCTGATGCTCGGCGGCATAACAAAAGAAAAGACGGGAACGACATATGCCGCTCCCATCTTTTTTGCAACAGTACGCTCTTAAATTGATGCCGGCGCGCGGAGGCGCTATATTCCTAAATTCGGCATCAGGCCGTTTTTCACCGCCAGCAGCGTAAGCACGGAAATTATCAGCCAGAGCAGGACCGCCATGACGAGCGGTTTCGCGCCGATCTTTTTCAGCGCGGGGCGGCTCAGTCCGCCGCCTATGAGGAAGAGCGTTCCCGTCATCAGGTGTTTCCCCGCGAGCGCGCCGTAATTGCAGAGCGTTTCGAGTGAGGGGAAGAGCATGCGTATGGCGGCAGCGGCCAGGAACCCCACAAGGAACCATTGAAAGGCGGCTTTGCTTTGTGTACGGTTCAGCTTGGCTCCGGCGATCGAAAGGGGAAGTATCCAGAGCGCACGCGTCAATTTTACCGTCGCGGCGATCGCGAGCGCCTGCGCGCCGTAGATCGAGGCCGCGCCGACGACGCTGCTGGTATCGTGTATGGCAAGCGCCGACCAGAAGCCGAATTGCTGCTGCGAAAGCCCCAGTAAATGTCCGAGCGGCGGGAATATAAGCAGCGCGATGCCGTTCAGAAGAAAGACGACGGCCATCGCCACTCCGGTAGCAGTCTGATTCGCGCCGATGGCCGGCGACATCGCGGCGATGGCGCTCCCTCCGCAGATCGCGGTACCGGAGCTTATGAGCGTGCAAAGGTCGCGTTCTACTTTGAACGCGCGCCCGAGGAACGCCCCGATGGCAAGCACGGCGCTGATCGATATCATCGTGACCCATATCGAAGTCAGCCCCACTCGCAGCACGACGTCCAGCTGCATGCCAAAGCCGAGCAGTATTACCGCGAGCTGCAGCAGCTTTTTTGAGACGGCCCCCGTCTCTTTCATGACGGGATTGCCGACCGTCAGGGCGATGAACGCGCCAGCCGCGAGGCCGATGGCGGGGTTGGGCGTAAGAACGGAGAGCGCCAGCGCCGCGCAGAACCATACATATTTGTTGCCGTTTATTCTTTCCAAAATATCTTTCATAGCTATACCGTCCTCCCCTTTCTTATGCCCGCAAAACCCCGCCGTGGCCGATGTTTTCTAACGATAGAAAAGCTTTGTGCCGATATTGTTGGCAACGGCCTTCTTGTAATATAACCGGCCGAGCGCGATGTCGTTTATCGAAAGTCCGCGGTGCCAGAAGAGGATGCGCTCGTCGTCATTCTCGCGTCCCGTCTTTTTGCCGGCCACGATCTCGCTCAGTTCGGCGTAAAGCGTCTTTTCCGTCAGCTTGCCGGCCCTCACATGCGGGCTCAAGCTGCCGAGTTTTCCGCCCTCTTTGCACTGTCCCCAGTCATCGACGACGATCTTGTCCATAACGTCGGTCAGTGTGATCTCGTTTGCGCATATCGTTCCGTAGGGGACGACGAAGTCTCCGGGCTTGACCCATTCTGTTTTGAGAAGCGGGGCCGGCTCGATCAGGCGCGTGGCTTCGATCATTATGTCGGCGCCTTTCAGGCATTCCTCGCTGTCTTTGGCGATCACTATTTTTTTGTGCAGACGGGCTTCGAGAGCCTGCGCAAAGGCCTCCATCGACTCGCGTCTTCTGCTGTTTATCCGGATCTCTTCAAAATCATAGAGATGGTCCAGCAGCACCACATTCCAGAAGGCCGTTCCGCGGCAGCCGAGGTGCCCGAGCACGCGGTTCGATTTTTTCGCGAGATACTTGGCGCCCACCGCCGTAAGCGCGCCGGTGCGGATCGAGGTTATCGCCGTGGCGTCCATGATCGCGTACGGAGCTCCGTTCTCGGGGTCGTAGAGGCTGAGCAGCGACATCTCGGAGGGCAGGTCTTTCTTGTAGTTGTAGACATAGTCGCCTACCACCTTGACGCCCGCGACATGCTCCGGCTCGATGTAGCCGCGCAGTACGTTGAAGTGTCCGTTATATTCGGGATTGGGATGGATGTGGACGCGCGGCTCTACCATCGCCTGCCCCGTCCCCTGAGCCCGCAGGCTCTCTTCGACGGCCTCCAATATTTCGTCATTGGTGATGCCGAGCTGGTCTATGTCTTTTGCGTTTAGATATAGTATGTCCATAATAATACCCCTTTCATTTCATTGGCACAGATCGCTGTGCCGCATTCAGGTTTTTTGTAAACCTTCTGTTCTACCCCACAACCACAGGGTTGCTGGCGGCAGCTTCTTCCTGCGCAATCTTTTCCATTTCCTCGGGAGAGAGCTTGGCGATACTGAAGCCGGTAAAGCCGAATATCATTGATATGATCGGGCTGATCATGCTGAAGAAGCAATATGGGATGTACATCATAGGATCGACCCCAAACGTGCCGGAAAGGAATGCCGCGTCGGTGGAATAGGGAACCAGCGGAGCGGCCACCGTGCCCGCGTCCTCGCAGCAGCGCGACAGGTTCTTGGGCGCCAGGCCGCGTTGGCGATATATATCCTTATACATCCTGCCGGGCAGCGCGATGGCGCACTTCTGCACACCGGAGGCGAAATTGATGAACAGCGAGGTAAGGAGCGTGGAGAAGATCAATTTTCCGTCTGTATCGGCAAATTTTATGATACGCTCAATGACCACGTTCACAACTCCGATGCGCTCGATCACGCCGTTGAAGGAGAGGGCCAGCAGCCCCAGCGCCGTCGTGCCCAACATGGAATTGATACCGCCTCCGCTCAGAAGCTTATCCACCTCGGCGACGCCTGTATTCACCGTCACGCCCAGATGCGAAGCGCGGATGATATCCGCCATGCCCGCGCCCTGGAAGAGCGCCGCGCAGACGGCTCCAAGGATAGCGCCCACCATCAGCCCGGGCAGAGCGGGCACCTTTCTAATCACCAACATGATGACGACGGCAGGGGGGAGGAACATCAACAAGGAGACTTTGAACGATCCTGATATCGCGTTGCGCAGGATGCTGATTTTATCGTAATCCAGCTCAGTTCCGGCAAATTTAAGTCCTAGCACGCCATATATAGCCATCGCGATCAGTATGCTGGGAATAGTCGTATACATCATGTGTCTTACATGGTCAAACAGAGTAGCTCCCGAGACCGCCGGCGCAAGATTGGTCGTATCGGAGAGCGGGGAAAGCTTATCGCCGAAGTAGGAACCGGAGATAAGCGCGCCCACTATCAGGCCGTCGGGGATGCCCAAACCCCGGCCGACGCCGAGTAAAGCCACACCGACCGTTCCCAGCGTCCCCCATGAGCTTCCGGTGAACAAGGAGACCACGCCGCAGATAGCGCAGGCCGTGACCAGAAAAATCTTCGGCGAGAGCAGCTCAAGTCCGTAATAGATCATCGTGGGCACAACTCCGCCCAGCGTCCATGTGCCGATGATGATACCGACTACCAGCAGCATGAGGATAGACGCCATCGCCGACGCGATAGAGTCGATAATGCCCGCCTCGATTTCCGCCCACGAAAATCCTTTCAGCATACCGATCGTGGAAGCGACCACGATGGAGGCCACCAGCGGGATATGCGGTTTCCCTCCGAATAGGAGTATCGTGCTCAGCATGGATACGATAAGGAAAGCAAATACTATAAAAGCATCTGCTAAAGTGATCTTTCGGGATTTTTTATCTTTCACTTCATGCACCTCTTTCTCCTGCCATCTTTTACAGTTCACACCACATCCAAAGCCGCGACATTTTCTGATGAGCGGCCCCACCTTGTTTTTTTACCGGGTTTTACGACAAAAAGACGCGCTCGACCCGGTTGCTGATTATGCTGCTCAAGAAAACTATCGATTCTCCGCAGAATTTGCGCCAGTCATAGACCGTGAGCTCGTCGTCCCCGTCTTTGCCGAGCAGAGTGACTTCATTGTTGAGAGCGACGTTCGTGACTCCGTCTATTTCCAGCCAGGTCTGATCCATGGATGTGGCGAGGAAGCGGCACCTCTTGCCGTTGACTAAGGCGAACCCTCCGCCCATGAGCATCGGGCGGTAATAACCGTCGCCGAAGCCCACGGATATGGTCGCCACCCGAATCGGCTCTTTAGCGATAAAGTACCGGTTATAGCCAATGGACTCTCCGGGCTGCAAGGTCCTGAGCTGCGTAACGAAACAGCGCCAGGTCACTGCCGGTTCGACGCCAAGAGCGTTTTTAGGCTTTTCATTGTTGTCGTAACCAAAGAGCAGGTTCCCGGGACGGACGGCGGTGCCGTATGCCTCTGAAAACCATACGGCGGCGCAGCCGTTGCAGGCGTGTATGTAATCCAGCTCCACGCCGCAGGCCTTTATTTCCCCGATTGCCTGTTTGAAAAGCTCGAATTGTCCTAAAGTAAGGCTGTGATCCTCGATATGGCTCGCCGCAAAGTGAGTAAAGGCGCCGCGCACTTTGATATGCGTCTTTGTTTTTATATATCTGACAAAGTTTGTGAGTTCTTCCCCTGGCTTAACGCCGATACGATTCAATCCCGTATTGATTTTTATCTGGATCTCGGCGATTTTTCCCTGTTTCTCCGCTTCACGGTCCAGCAGGTCGACGTATTCGCGCTCAAAGGCGGTGGTTTGTATTGAATAGGCTACAGCGGCGGGTATATTGTTGAAGGGAGCCCCGCCGAGCACCAGCAATTCGCAGCTGATCCCCGCTTCGCGGAGCTCCGCGGCTTCGCGCACATGCGCGACGCCAATCATTTTAGAACCCAATGTACCGGCATAAAACTTAGCCAACCCAACTCCGCCGAGCCCGTAGGCGTTTCCCTTTAATATGGGGATAACCTCAACGCCTGATCCTACGCACGCGCG
The window above is part of the Cloacibacillus evryensis DSM 19522 genome. Proteins encoded here:
- a CDS encoding YfcC family protein; protein product: MSEIKKRKNLSTAALLLIVIVICAALTYVIPAGQFDRVKDAASGRTVVAAGTFKYIENSPVGLKTLLSSVFEGILKASEIISFVLCIGGAMALVVKSGAINAALASVIVKYKDKTYFLIPVIMVAFALAGATFGMAEETLPFLAVLIAAATAMGYDRLVGVCFVTIGVYAGYSAGPLNPFSIGIAHKIAELQMFSGMGLRTILCLGGTIIAVHHTMRYAAKVKKTPSASLVADIPFNVSNIKIDLDYKGLTRSDRLILLALFAALGGLIFGVLKYEWYLQEISALFMALAIFVGVVMYKTDINKFAEEFIDGAKELAPAAMLVGLSRAVLVIMEQGMIMDTIIYALSLPLIHLHSVVAAWGMFFAQGVINFFIPSSSGQAVVVMPIMAPLADLVGVSRQIACQAYQAGDGYWNMITPTHPVLMASLGIAGIPFARWFKFALPLVIKWTIWTMVVLAIGVYVW
- a CDS encoding ornithine cyclodeaminase family protein, producing the protein MPCKLINADTVQELLTMKDTVDACEIAFRDWGNNEVICPTKVTLELGEDAEWPPYKNGLNGMPAYIHSMKSAGIKCVGGSLNNPSWGLPYIIALISLFDPETGVFRCVMDGEQITNYRTGAQAAVAAKYMTDKKKIRLGIFGTGAQGRTQLMAFAEVFEIEEAIVYDISNEAVQKYIAEMAPKTNIKITAADSPEKVFAGTDIIVSVTHARNKFIKNDWFKAGQIIFPMGSFTECEDELLLSANRVFVDSIGQTLHRGALKNIVDTGKFNREMITATIGELVAGKVDGHIKEGEKIVCVPIGTGAMDVAVATKVYEKAKALGLGSSFVFNDDTEVEPKR
- a CDS encoding RidA family protein, producing the protein MTRKVVNCDKVPPAIGSYSQGVWAGNLLFLTGVCGADAGSGEILGHGDIRVETKAAMETAKAMLASEGLTFDNVVNARIYITSFDDFKKIDEVYRSYFTAPYPARATVETAKLADGAHVEIVFVAYKE
- a CDS encoding tRNA-binding protein; the protein is MMITVEDFDKVEMRVGTVIEAEINKKARTPAYKLKINFGGELGVKTSSAQITALYTPEELVGKQVVCCVNLEPMRIGSVKSEVRILGSESAQGVVLLRLTEKVADGDRIF
- a CDS encoding YeiH family protein, producing MKDILERINGNKYVWFCAALALSVLTPNPAIGLAAGAFIALTVGNPVMKETGAVSKKLLQLAVILLGFGMQLDVVLRVGLTSIWVTMISISAVLAIGAFLGRAFKVERDLCTLISSGTAICGGSAIAAMSPAIGANQTATGVAMAVVFLLNGIALLIFPPLGHLLGLSQQQFGFWSALAIHDTSSVVGAASIYGAQALAIAATVKLTRALWILPLSIAGAKLNRTQSKAAFQWFLVGFLAAAAIRMLFPSLETLCNYGALAGKHLMTGTLFLIGGGLSRPALKKIGAKPLVMAVLLWLIISVLTLLAVKNGLMPNLGI
- a CDS encoding ornithine cyclodeaminase family protein; translated protein: MDILYLNAKDIDQLGITNDEILEAVEESLRAQGTGQAMVEPRVHIHPNPEYNGHFNVLRGYIEPEHVAGVKVVGDYVYNYKKDLPSEMSLLSLYDPENGAPYAIMDATAITSIRTGALTAVGAKYLAKKSNRVLGHLGCRGTAFWNVVLLDHLYDFEEIRINSRRRESMEAFAQALEARLHKKIVIAKDSEECLKGADIMIEATRLIEPAPLLKTEWVKPGDFVVPYGTICANEITLTDVMDKIVVDDWGQCKEGGKLGSLSPHVRAGKLTEKTLYAELSEIVAGKKTGRENDDERILFWHRGLSINDIALGRLYYKKAVANNIGTKLFYR
- the nhaC gene encoding Na+/H+ antiporter NhaC, which translates into the protein MKDKKSRKITLADAFIVFAFLIVSMLSTILLFGGKPHIPLVASIVVASTIGMLKGFSWAEIEAGIIDSIASAMASILMLLVVGIIIGTWTLGGVVPTMIYYGLELLSPKIFLVTACAICGVVSLFTGSSWGTLGTVGVALLGVGRGLGIPDGLIVGALISGSYFGDKLSPLSDTTNLAPAVSGATLFDHVRHMMYTTIPSILIAMAIYGVLGLKFAGTELDYDKISILRNAISGSFKVSLLMFLPPAVVIMLVIRKVPALPGLMVGAILGAVCAALFQGAGMADIIRASHLGVTVNTGVAEVDKLLSGGGINSMLGTTALGLLALSFNGVIERIGVVNVVIERIIKFADTDGKLIFSTLLTSLFINFASGVQKCAIALPGRMYKDIYRQRGLAPKNLSRCCEDAGTVAAPLVPYSTDAAFLSGTFGVDPMMYIPYCFFSMISPIISMIFGFTGFSIAKLSPEEMEKIAQEEAAASNPVVVG
- the alr gene encoding alanine racemase translates to MSPDVYNSYMAVDLNKLKSNFEKIRACVGSGVEVIPILKGNAYGLGGVGLAKFYAGTLGSKMIGVAHVREAAELREAGISCELLVLGGAPFNNIPAAVAYSIQTTAFEREYVDLLDREAEKQGKIAEIQIKINTGLNRIGVKPGEELTNFVRYIKTKTHIKVRGAFTHFAASHIEDHSLTLGQFELFKQAIGEIKACGVELDYIHACNGCAAVWFSEAYGTAVRPGNLLFGYDNNEKPKNALGVEPAVTWRCFVTQLRTLQPGESIGYNRYFIAKEPIRVATISVGFGDGYYRPMLMGGGFALVNGKRCRFLATSMDQTWLEIDGVTNVALNNEVTLLGKDGDDELTVYDWRKFCGESIVFLSSIISNRVERVFLS